The Lentisphaera araneosa HTCC2155 genome has a segment encoding these proteins:
- a CDS encoding type II secretion system protein has product MKKNFSLIELLVVIAIIGVLASMILPALGKARSTARMADCLSELRQYGTANYMYFDDNDYKFSKNYYGGSQYYLNDTVVTTGSAPLHTQVILDSLYTNNKSVYMCVESTEEERDSFTGDHSFNTEIIRNDGSFTPEGINYKNIEPNMINKPSELMIATDTNSGWLKADTPQRIQVRHSNNKKLNHLWMDGHANSLNWTIFYNNAQWLQPNADTQVSFSTEGNFEFN; this is encoded by the coding sequence ATGAAAAAGAATTTCAGCCTCATAGAACTCTTGGTAGTGATTGCCATTATCGGTGTTTTGGCCTCCATGATACTTCCTGCATTAGGTAAAGCCCGTAGTACAGCTAGAATGGCAGACTGCCTCAGTGAATTACGTCAATATGGCACCGCTAACTACATGTACTTTGATGATAACGACTACAAGTTTAGCAAAAATTACTATGGCGGCAGCCAATACTACCTTAACGATACTGTCGTCACTACGGGATCGGCTCCCTTACATACTCAAGTTATTCTCGATAGTCTTTATACAAATAACAAATCTGTATACATGTGTGTGGAAAGTACTGAAGAAGAAAGGGATTCCTTTACTGGGGACCACTCATTTAATACTGAAATAATTCGTAATGATGGTTCCTTCACACCAGAAGGTATCAATTACAAAAATATCGAACCTAATATGATTAATAAACCCTCTGAATTAATGATCGCCACTGATACAAATTCTGGTTGGTTAAAAGCTGATACACCCCAACGTATTCAAGTACGCCATAGCAATAATAAAAAACTCAACCACCTATGGATGGACGGTCATGCCAATTCACTAAATTGGACCATATTTTATAATAATGCTCAATGGCTACAGCCGAATGCGGACACCCAAGTGAGCTTCTCCACTGAAGGGAACTTTGAATTTAATTAA
- the rpoN gene encoding RNA polymerase factor sigma-54 yields MEHAFFQSQTMRQEQTLAPHQLLSLEILSLPVMELQQKINEELALNPTLELDKALGENLAGDPLSESTEMTSEAMNAVDKDESLIGMVQLESYYGDSAFNPDQDKKRQHYFDSLSCEQDLSSFLLSQIHQGEISDEDIEIANVIIALLNDRGYLNASIEEVAFNAMCPLKDASRVLELLQTFDPPGIAARDLRECLLIQLKNEKGSLIYRLVDKHLEKLEKNKIKEIARSLKISPIEVQDLIEYLQRLNPAPGLAYSNKRPDFISPDIIFELKDDEIEVTSSKDFVPRLRLSENFMNMLEDPKVEAETKTYLREKLAESRSLLASLDLRESTLLRISRLVARDQKSFFTGKSSSLQPVTMREISGELELHETTISRAVAGKYLDSPKGIFPLRDFFNHAVKVNEGEEMTAEGIQEIIREIINDEDPEKPISDGKILTQLEEMGINIARRTVAKYREAAGFSAASKRKMIF; encoded by the coding sequence ATGGAGCACGCATTTTTTCAAAGTCAGACTATGAGGCAAGAGCAAACTCTTGCCCCGCATCAATTATTGTCTTTAGAGATTCTCAGCTTGCCAGTTATGGAGTTACAGCAAAAAATTAATGAAGAATTGGCGCTAAATCCTACACTAGAATTGGATAAAGCTCTTGGAGAAAACTTAGCAGGCGATCCCTTGAGTGAAAGTACAGAAATGACCAGTGAAGCAATGAATGCTGTCGACAAGGATGAATCTTTGATTGGCATGGTACAGTTAGAATCTTATTACGGTGATAGTGCATTTAACCCCGATCAAGATAAAAAGCGTCAGCATTATTTTGACTCATTGAGTTGTGAACAGGATTTATCGAGTTTTCTTTTATCCCAGATTCACCAAGGTGAAATATCCGACGAAGATATTGAAATCGCTAATGTAATCATTGCCTTACTAAATGATCGAGGCTACCTCAACGCGAGTATTGAAGAGGTCGCATTTAATGCGATGTGCCCATTAAAAGATGCGAGTCGTGTACTAGAACTTTTGCAAACTTTTGACCCACCTGGAATTGCAGCGAGGGATTTGCGCGAATGTCTTCTGATTCAATTAAAAAACGAAAAAGGATCTTTGATTTATAGATTAGTCGATAAACATTTAGAGAAACTTGAAAAGAATAAGATCAAAGAAATTGCTAGATCGCTTAAAATAAGTCCGATTGAAGTTCAAGATTTAATTGAGTACCTACAAAGACTCAATCCTGCGCCTGGCTTGGCATATAGTAATAAGCGTCCCGACTTTATTTCTCCGGATATTATTTTTGAATTGAAAGATGATGAGATAGAAGTGACGAGCTCAAAAGACTTTGTACCACGCTTGCGTTTATCGGAAAATTTCATGAATATGTTGGAAGATCCTAAAGTAGAAGCAGAAACAAAAACTTATCTACGTGAGAAGCTTGCAGAGAGTCGCTCACTTTTAGCCAGTTTAGATTTACGTGAAAGCACCCTGTTGAGGATAAGTCGCTTAGTGGCTCGTGATCAAAAGTCCTTTTTTACGGGAAAATCATCTAGCCTCCAGCCTGTCACCATGCGTGAAATTTCGGGTGAACTCGAGCTTCATGAAACGACGATTTCACGTGCTGTTGCCGGCAAGTACCTAGATAGTCCCAAAGGAATTTTTCCTTTACGTGACTTTTTTAATCACGCGGTGAAGGTCAACGAAGGCGAAGAAATGACTGCCGAAGGCATTCAAGAAATCATTCGTGAAATCATTAACGATGAAGATCCCGAGAAACCCATTAGCGATGGCAAAATTTTGACTCAATTAGAAGAAATGGGAATCAATATTGCCCGCCGAACAGTGGCCAAATATCGTGAAGCAGCGGGTTTTTCTGCCGCTTCAAAAAGAAAGATGATTTTTTGA
- a CDS encoding endonuclease/exonuclease/phosphatase family protein: MPKWLQAGETKKISPLSTKHNFCDQRKDILRLSTFNLAHGRGRSLSHFTLGRKKIEANLIATAQQIQASPVDLLALQEAEAEMTWHKNLHQSQFLAEQAGFSQVAQGEHVRGKRYSYGTAVLSKLKIVHSESHVFPRSKLTFPKGFVSAEVISHCQKHFRVISLHLDFLHEKTRQRQIQMLCNYIQNQAPLPLIIMGDFNCQYRKNGVLERLAQELNLQVWNPQEKIVSFPKLGLRLDWILISQEMRFNSYELWDDLASDHLAVRAELEFI, translated from the coding sequence ATGCCCAAATGGCTCCAAGCTGGAGAAACAAAGAAAATCTCTCCCCTAAGTACCAAGCATAATTTTTGCGATCAACGCAAAGATATCTTGCGCTTGAGCACCTTTAACCTCGCTCACGGACGAGGACGTTCACTCAGCCATTTCACCTTAGGCAGAAAAAAGATTGAAGCCAATCTCATTGCCACTGCCCAACAAATCCAAGCTTCCCCCGTGGATCTACTCGCTTTGCAGGAAGCTGAAGCAGAAATGACTTGGCATAAAAATTTACATCAGAGTCAATTTCTTGCGGAACAGGCCGGCTTCTCTCAAGTCGCCCAGGGTGAACACGTCCGTGGCAAGCGTTACTCCTATGGTACGGCCGTTTTATCGAAACTCAAAATTGTCCATTCCGAATCCCATGTCTTCCCTCGTTCTAAGCTGACTTTCCCCAAGGGTTTTGTCTCTGCTGAAGTCATTAGTCATTGCCAAAAACATTTCCGAGTCATTTCCCTCCATCTTGATTTTTTACATGAAAAAACGCGCCAACGACAAATTCAGATGTTGTGTAATTACATACAAAATCAAGCGCCCCTGCCCCTCATCATTATGGGGGACTTCAATTGCCAATACCGCAAAAATGGCGTCCTTGAACGCCTTGCACAAGAACTCAATCTGCAAGTTTGGAATCCTCAAGAAAAAATCGTCAGCTTCCCAAAGTTGGGTTTGCGACTCGATTGGATTCTCATTTCACAGGAAATGCGCTTTAATTCCTACGAACTCTGGGATGATTTAGCCAGCGATCACCTCGCCGTCCGCGCCGAGCTCGAATTTATTTAA
- a CDS encoding ThuA domain-containing protein, giving the protein MKAFYKIVLLSFLVGITSCVSKAHKDKAQILIVDGFSNHDWKKTTQIIQRLLKIEADIELTVATVPAMDHPNWGSWKPQFKQFDVVIQNTNDINNGSKWPLAAKKSFEKYMYEGGAMVVFYSANNAFPNWQEYNKMIGLGWRNKNFGKAVMIHDDHVHYVSQGEGENTGHGKRRNVLVHKLTSHPINSSYPDTWRAADLEVYRYARGPAENLSVLSYGKDEKTGKDFTIDWLVKYGEGASLQFNLWALLAWS; this is encoded by the coding sequence GTGAAAGCCTTTTATAAAATTGTTTTGCTATCGTTTTTGGTGGGCATAACGAGTTGTGTCAGTAAAGCTCATAAAGACAAAGCTCAAATTTTGATTGTGGATGGTTTTAGTAATCACGATTGGAAAAAGACTACCCAGATCATTCAGCGTTTATTAAAAATAGAAGCTGACATTGAGCTGACGGTCGCGACAGTACCAGCCATGGATCACCCCAATTGGGGCAGCTGGAAACCTCAGTTCAAGCAATTTGATGTGGTGATTCAAAATACTAATGACATCAATAATGGTTCAAAATGGCCTTTAGCCGCGAAAAAATCTTTTGAAAAGTATATGTATGAAGGTGGAGCCATGGTGGTTTTTTACTCGGCAAATAATGCTTTCCCCAATTGGCAAGAATACAATAAAATGATTGGTCTTGGGTGGAGAAACAAGAATTTTGGTAAGGCGGTGATGATCCATGACGATCATGTTCATTATGTTTCCCAGGGAGAAGGTGAAAATACAGGGCATGGCAAGAGGCGAAATGTCTTGGTTCATAAACTCACAAGTCATCCAATCAACAGCAGCTACCCAGATACGTGGAGAGCGGCTGACTTAGAAGTTTATCGTTATGCGCGAGGACCCGCTGAAAACTTGAGCGTGCTTTCCTATGGGAAGGATGAGAAAACCGGCAAGGATTTTACCATTGATTGGCTTGTTAAGTATGGCGAGGGGGCAAGTCTACAATTCAACTTATGGGCATTACTGGCATGGTCTTAA
- a CDS encoding RNA methyltransferase, with protein sequence MAIIETGDRETEASEKVEVIVVLDRLRSAHNVGNIFRLADAANVEAVYTCGYTASPPHPKLEKTAMGTDEFVNCEHFDHSLEAVGSLKKNGYRVYAVDTIDSAIDVHEAQFSGKCAFVFGNEALGIQQETLEACDEYIRLNAHGRKNSINVSNCAAVVLFQASYKLRK encoded by the coding sequence ATGGCGATCATTGAAACTGGTGACCGCGAAACGGAAGCGAGTGAAAAAGTTGAAGTCATTGTGGTTTTAGATCGTTTGCGATCAGCGCATAATGTGGGGAATATTTTTCGTTTGGCGGATGCGGCGAATGTCGAGGCAGTTTACACTTGTGGTTATACCGCGAGCCCTCCGCATCCCAAGTTAGAAAAAACCGCGATGGGAACAGATGAATTTGTCAATTGTGAGCACTTTGATCATTCTCTTGAAGCCGTGGGATCCCTTAAAAAAAATGGCTACCGAGTTTATGCGGTCGACACAATTGATTCCGCTATTGATGTTCACGAAGCGCAGTTCTCGGGGAAATGCGCCTTTGTCTTTGGCAATGAGGCGCTTGGAATTCAGCAGGAAACTCTAGAGGCCTGCGATGAATATATTCGCCTCAATGCCCATGGGCGTAAGAATTCGATAAATGTCTCGAATTGTGCTGCAGTTGTCCTCTTTCAAGCATCTTATAAACTTCGAAAATAA
- a CDS encoding alkaline phosphatase D family protein translates to MSKLQFFYSLFLLPPLLFAQAQFANGLKVGEVTADSAIIWTRLTDGPAKFSTTVQQDREKFSKMRPPQVAPGISGKVKLTLKQNDQISYQSEWISVDPKRDFTHQFRLQELSAKTTYTIKIESEASSFVKGEFTTAPKAEEKTEATFTVVTCQAIRSAEDHRKGHSVYGQMLKLKPDFFIHTGDIIYYDKGYLAKNVTDARRKWNHTFALPLNRDFSTQVPSFFMKDDHDTVDNDSDPNSVYGELTFPQGIEIFKEQVPMGEFTYRRIRWGKDVELWLTENRDYRSVNKMKDSPTKTILGEKQKAWLKKTIAESDATFKFIVTPGPIVGPDKPRKNDNHSNSGFFHEGEELRKFIASQKNLYVICGDRHWQYASIHPEHKVREFGCGPINGEHLFGGAPKMDPKWHEFLNNRGGFLQVKVSRTSGVPKATLSWYDAEKTDQKTGLQQINNQIILEHK, encoded by the coding sequence ATGAGCAAACTTCAATTCTTTTATTCGCTTTTTTTACTTCCTCCCCTTCTCTTTGCTCAGGCTCAATTTGCCAATGGTTTAAAAGTTGGCGAAGTCACTGCGGACTCCGCAATTATTTGGACGCGCCTTACTGATGGCCCAGCCAAATTTTCCACCACAGTCCAACAGGATCGTGAAAAATTCAGCAAAATGCGCCCACCGCAAGTGGCTCCAGGCATCAGTGGTAAAGTAAAACTTACTTTAAAGCAAAATGATCAAATTTCTTACCAGAGTGAATGGATTTCAGTTGATCCCAAGAGAGACTTCACTCATCAATTTCGACTGCAAGAACTCTCAGCAAAAACCACTTACACAATAAAAATTGAATCTGAAGCGAGCAGCTTCGTCAAAGGTGAATTTACCACTGCACCCAAAGCTGAAGAAAAAACTGAGGCCACATTTACAGTTGTCACTTGCCAAGCCATTCGCTCTGCAGAAGATCACCGCAAAGGTCACTCAGTCTATGGTCAGATGCTCAAATTAAAGCCTGATTTCTTTATCCATACGGGAGATATCATCTATTACGACAAAGGTTACCTCGCGAAAAACGTCACTGACGCTCGACGTAAATGGAATCACACCTTTGCTTTGCCTCTCAATCGCGATTTCTCGACTCAAGTGCCTTCATTCTTCATGAAAGACGATCACGATACAGTAGACAACGACTCCGATCCAAACTCCGTTTATGGAGAACTGACTTTCCCGCAAGGTATCGAAATTTTCAAAGAACAAGTCCCCATGGGGGAATTCACTTATCGTCGTATTCGCTGGGGTAAAGATGTGGAGCTCTGGCTCACAGAAAATCGCGACTACCGTTCAGTCAACAAGATGAAAGATAGCCCCACAAAAACGATCTTAGGTGAAAAACAAAAAGCTTGGCTCAAGAAAACGATTGCTGAATCTGATGCAACTTTCAAATTTATTGTGACTCCCGGCCCCATTGTCGGACCAGATAAACCTAGAAAAAATGATAATCACTCTAATTCAGGTTTCTTTCACGAGGGTGAAGAACTACGTAAATTCATTGCTTCTCAGAAAAACCTCTACGTGATTTGTGGCGATCGCCATTGGCAGTACGCTTCCATTCACCCCGAGCACAAAGTTCGCGAGTTTGGCTGTGGCCCCATTAATGGTGAGCACCTCTTTGGCGGAGCTCCAAAAATGGATCCTAAATGGCACGAATTCCTCAATAACCGTGGTGGCTTTCTACAAGTGAAGGTTTCGCGTACAAGTGGCGTCCCCAAGGCTACCTTAAGTTGGTATGATGCAGAGAAAACCGATCAAAAAACTGGTCTACAACAAATTAATAATCAAATCATTCTAGAGCATAAATGA
- a CDS encoding transglycosylase SLT domain-containing protein: MKLTAPLICTISLIVLCNDAKEKKSTEGTYLEVIKPLVDKKLATWEDIKHGKNLRILVTPSRTNFFIAKDKARGFEYEMFEELEKDLQKSLELKNFQVTYIPVAHNKLISSLMQGYGDVAAALLTITPERQKLIDFSSPYFQGISEVLLRHKSAPPVKSMEDLSGKEVFVADGSSYLSSLKKLNRRLASENIAPVNIITLDELNTGDVLELLNTGLFHYTFADHNLAELWKSVLPNILIDPEIQIGKNKEIAWAIRKNSPQLKAHLDRFAQKHRQGSLLGNIFFKRYYQRPYWVDNALLSNLGKLEKYKKFFQEAAEKYDLNWVFLAMQAYQESSLNPNAKSHAGAIGIMQLLPSTAKDMGVKDIYDPYQNIMGGAKYLDWIRARYFSDLPKDEQLCFYLAAYNAGFRTVQNWRKDAKSLGYNPNIWFGHVEHVALQKTGLEPVRYVSNITKAFTAISQYYKIAAEKAKLIEDAKEKVGKIGK; this comes from the coding sequence TTGAAACTTACTGCCCCTTTAATCTGCACGATATCTCTCATCGTCTTGTGTAATGATGCTAAAGAAAAAAAGTCCACTGAAGGGACTTATCTTGAGGTCATCAAACCCCTTGTTGATAAAAAACTCGCCACATGGGAAGACATTAAACACGGTAAAAACCTTCGCATACTTGTAACGCCAAGTCGCACCAATTTTTTCATTGCTAAGGATAAGGCAAGAGGGTTCGAATATGAGATGTTTGAAGAGCTCGAAAAAGATTTGCAAAAATCCTTAGAGCTAAAAAACTTTCAAGTAACCTACATCCCTGTGGCCCATAATAAGTTAATTAGTTCATTAATGCAGGGCTATGGTGATGTGGCGGCGGCATTGCTCACTATCACCCCAGAACGCCAAAAACTCATCGATTTTTCTAGCCCCTATTTTCAAGGTATTTCCGAAGTTCTATTAAGACATAAATCAGCTCCCCCGGTTAAAAGTATGGAAGACTTGTCGGGAAAGGAAGTCTTTGTTGCCGATGGCTCGAGTTATTTAAGTTCATTAAAAAAACTTAATCGTCGTTTGGCCTCTGAAAATATTGCTCCGGTCAATATTATAACTTTAGATGAGCTCAATACAGGAGATGTTTTAGAGCTCCTAAACACGGGTCTTTTCCACTATACTTTTGCGGATCACAATTTAGCTGAGCTATGGAAAAGTGTCTTGCCAAATATTTTGATAGATCCCGAAATTCAAATCGGTAAGAACAAGGAAATAGCCTGGGCCATTCGCAAAAATTCTCCTCAACTCAAAGCTCACTTAGATCGTTTCGCTCAAAAACATCGCCAAGGAAGCTTGCTCGGAAATATTTTCTTCAAGCGCTACTACCAAAGACCCTACTGGGTTGATAATGCTCTTCTCTCTAATCTTGGGAAATTAGAAAAATATAAGAAGTTTTTTCAAGAAGCAGCAGAAAAATATGATCTCAACTGGGTTTTTTTGGCCATGCAAGCTTACCAAGAATCAAGCTTAAATCCCAATGCTAAAAGTCATGCCGGAGCCATTGGCATTATGCAACTTCTGCCGAGTACAGCAAAAGACATGGGCGTCAAGGACATTTATGACCCCTATCAAAACATTATGGGTGGAGCAAAATACCTTGATTGGATTCGTGCCCGTTATTTCAGTGATTTACCTAAAGACGAGCAATTATGTTTTTATCTCGCGGCTTATAATGCGGGTTTTCGAACTGTACAAAATTGGCGTAAAGACGCCAAGTCCTTGGGTTATAATCCTAATATTTGGTTTGGTCATGTGGAACACGTGGCTCTTCAAAAAACGGGCCTTGAACCCGTTCGTTATGTTTCTAATATTACAAAAGCCTTTACTGCTATATCACAATATTACAAAATCGCTGCCGAAAAAGCCAAACTTATCGAAGACGCCAAAGAAAAAGTAGGCAAAATAGGCAAATAA
- a CDS encoding alpha/beta hydrolase: protein MKYTFFLLLFIHALVAQDHQLIDIGEAYYSPAEKLMLEKVQEPKSLYQIWPDDGKRADDPAKGLQEQGVVKGVLRISNVDRPTLTWVKPEKPDGRAILICPGGGYNILAATHEGSDVASWLAKQGITPFILKYRVPRRKGLDKHKVALEDSQRAMNLIRFHAKSFGIDKNKVGILGFSAGGHLSALTSVQQRSYKTIDDADKENCLPNFAVLIYAAYTGDKKTREIDPLLKPTRKIPILSVIGSKDTNFLPGLDAYVRYLQKNNIPIQHSVYDGIGHGVGLVGKVWQKDCEAWLKELKFP, encoded by the coding sequence ATGAAATACACCTTCTTCTTATTACTATTTATTCACGCTCTAGTAGCTCAAGACCATCAGCTAATCGACATTGGAGAGGCCTATTACTCTCCTGCAGAAAAGCTCATGCTCGAAAAAGTCCAAGAGCCCAAATCACTCTATCAAATTTGGCCTGATGATGGAAAGCGTGCAGATGACCCTGCCAAAGGCCTGCAAGAACAAGGTGTTGTCAAAGGTGTCTTGCGTATTAGCAATGTGGATCGCCCAACACTGACTTGGGTAAAACCTGAAAAGCCTGATGGGCGCGCCATCCTCATTTGCCCTGGCGGAGGCTACAACATTCTTGCTGCCACACACGAGGGTTCAGATGTAGCTTCATGGCTCGCCAAACAAGGCATCACGCCTTTTATCCTCAAGTATCGAGTTCCTCGCCGTAAAGGCTTAGATAAACACAAGGTTGCTTTAGAAGACTCTCAGCGCGCCATGAACCTTATTCGCTTTCACGCCAAAAGTTTTGGTATTGATAAAAATAAAGTCGGCATCCTCGGTTTTTCCGCTGGTGGACACCTCTCGGCACTCACTTCCGTTCAACAACGCTCTTACAAAACTATTGATGACGCTGACAAAGAAAACTGCTTGCCTAATTTTGCTGTACTGATCTACGCGGCCTATACTGGCGATAAAAAAACTCGCGAAATCGATCCCCTTCTTAAACCAACGCGAAAAATTCCCATTCTCTCAGTTATCGGTTCAAAGGATACCAACTTTCTTCCTGGTCTTGATGCGTATGTGCGCTACTTACAAAAAAATAATATTCCCATCCAACACTCGGTTTACGATGGCATTGGCCATGGCGTTGGTCTCGTGGGCAAAGTTTGGCAGAAAGACTGCGAAGCTTGGTTAAAAGAACTCAAATTCCCCTAA
- a CDS encoding alpha/beta hydrolase, translated as MRKTTALIVTLFISMLTQAQGFKASEVVTFKEIEGKDDLVLNFFLPTDFKKNDGQKRAAVVFFFGGGWSGGSPKQFYAFADHLAKKGMVAISAQYRTKKSHGVIPSECVKDGNSAIRWVRKNAATYGIDPNRIAAGGGSAGGHVAAATATTTKFEDPADELSISSQPNLLLLFNPVADNSEKGYGYDRVKAYWQDFSPLHNIHQETPPSIFFLGSKDKLIPVSVAKDWDARMKALGIDSEYHIWEGQKHGFFNYKGKDGGKIYQEIVAKMDAFLKKHGYIK; from the coding sequence ATGAGAAAAACAACTGCCCTTATCGTCACTCTATTCATTTCAATGCTCACTCAGGCACAAGGTTTCAAAGCCTCAGAAGTCGTCACTTTCAAAGAAATTGAGGGCAAAGATGACCTCGTCCTCAACTTTTTTCTGCCAACTGATTTTAAAAAGAACGATGGTCAAAAACGCGCCGCAGTGGTCTTCTTCTTTGGTGGAGGTTGGTCTGGTGGCTCTCCAAAACAATTCTATGCTTTTGCCGATCATTTAGCAAAAAAAGGCATGGTTGCGATTTCCGCACAATACCGCACGAAAAAAAGCCATGGTGTTATTCCTTCTGAATGTGTAAAAGATGGCAACTCGGCGATTCGCTGGGTTCGCAAAAATGCCGCAACCTACGGCATTGACCCCAATCGTATTGCTGCAGGTGGTGGATCTGCCGGCGGGCACGTCGCTGCGGCCACCGCAACAACCACGAAGTTCGAAGACCCCGCTGATGAGCTCTCTATTAGTTCTCAACCCAACCTTCTATTACTCTTCAATCCCGTTGCCGATAATAGTGAAAAGGGTTACGGTTACGATCGCGTCAAAGCTTACTGGCAGGATTTTTCACCCCTCCACAATATTCACCAAGAAACACCTCCAAGTATTTTCTTCCTAGGTTCAAAAGACAAGCTCATCCCCGTATCAGTCGCTAAAGATTGGGACGCAAGAATGAAAGCACTTGGCATTGATTCCGAATATCACATCTGGGAAGGTCAGAAACATGGTTTCTTTAACTACAAAGGCAAAGATGGCGGAAAAATCTATCAAGAAATCGTCGCCAAAATGGATGCATTTTTGAAAAAACATGGCTATATAAAGTAA
- a CDS encoding ThuA domain-containing protein: MKPFLSLVIFLCFSLSAKDKYEKWLESIEVHIPNKTTVKAEKKKVLLFSLATGYKHSVIPYVDAVMARMAEKTGAFELVVSDDIDYFTKEKISQFNAIILNNNCSDRKERNLFRDVLINKKDKFGKKYQNLSSEQRDQLAAQLEDNLLEYVHGGKGLMVLHGAINMLNKSERISKMIGGSFAYHPKFQEITLKLVDPEHPMLKAFGGKEVVYKDEPYILNKAYSDFNFQPLLEMDTDKLVKIKDSVKELPRYMAWIKKHGEGRVFYTAPGHSETTYERADFLQFYLDGLQYTLGDLKCDDTPLKKQ; the protein is encoded by the coding sequence ATGAAACCATTTTTATCCCTCGTAATTTTTCTCTGTTTTTCTTTATCCGCTAAAGATAAATACGAAAAATGGCTCGAGTCTATTGAGGTACATATCCCCAACAAAACGACTGTAAAAGCTGAAAAGAAAAAAGTGCTGCTTTTTTCTTTGGCTACTGGATACAAACATTCCGTCATTCCCTACGTCGATGCAGTGATGGCGAGAATGGCTGAAAAGACCGGCGCTTTTGAACTCGTCGTTAGTGATGATATCGATTACTTCACGAAAGAAAAAATCTCACAATTCAATGCCATCATTCTCAACAATAATTGCTCTGATCGCAAAGAACGTAACCTCTTTCGCGATGTACTCATCAATAAGAAAGATAAGTTTGGTAAAAAGTATCAAAACTTGAGCTCCGAACAACGCGATCAATTAGCTGCTCAACTCGAAGATAACTTGCTTGAGTATGTTCATGGCGGTAAGGGACTCATGGTTCTTCATGGCGCAATCAATATGCTTAATAAGTCTGAGCGCATTAGTAAAATGATTGGTGGCAGCTTTGCTTATCACCCAAAATTCCAAGAAATAACTTTAAAGCTTGTCGATCCCGAGCACCCCATGCTTAAAGCCTTTGGAGGTAAAGAAGTTGTCTATAAGGATGAACCCTACATACTCAACAAGGCCTACAGCGATTTTAACTTTCAGCCTCTCCTGGAAATGGACACAGATAAGCTCGTCAAAATAAAAGATTCTGTTAAAGAACTCCCCCGCTATATGGCATGGATTAAAAAACATGGCGAAGGCCGAGTCTTCTACACCGCTCCGGGTCATAGCGAAACGACCTATGAGCGCGCCGATTTCCTGCAATTTTATCTCGATGGTTTGCAGTACACCCTCGGTGACCTTAAATGTGATGATACGCCGCTTAAAAAGCAGTAA